Proteins encoded by one window of Marixanthomonas sp. SCSIO 43207:
- a CDS encoding electron transfer flavoprotein subunit beta/FixA family protein translates to MKILVCISHVPDTTSKINFTDNDTKFDTNGVQFVINPNDEFGLTRAMWFKEKQGATVHVVNVGGTDTEPTLRKALAIGADEAIRVNAEATDGFSVAKQLANVVKEGEYDLVLGGRESIDYNGGMVPGMIAQLTGANFVNTCISLEIDGDTATAIREIDGGKETVKAKLPLVVGGQKGIVEESDLRIPNMRGIMQARKKPLTVKEPVEANAETQTAKFEKPAPKGDIKLVETVDELVDLLHNEAKVI, encoded by the coding sequence ATGAAAATTTTAGTGTGTATAAGTCACGTACCAGACACTACCTCAAAGATTAACTTTACAGATAACGATACTAAATTTGACACAAATGGGGTACAATTTGTGATCAATCCAAATGACGAATTTGGTCTTACTCGTGCTATGTGGTTTAAAGAAAAACAAGGCGCTACCGTACACGTTGTAAACGTTGGTGGTACAGACACAGAACCAACTTTAAGAAAAGCCCTAGCCATAGGCGCAGACGAAGCCATTCGTGTAAATGCAGAAGCTACAGATGGCTTTTCAGTTGCAAAACAATTGGCCAATGTAGTAAAAGAAGGCGAATATGACCTTGTACTTGGCGGCCGTGAATCTATTGATTATAATGGCGGTATGGTTCCTGGAATGATTGCTCAATTAACCGGAGCAAACTTTGTAAACACTTGTATAAGTCTTGAAATTGATGGTGATACTGCTACGGCAATTCGTGAAATTGACGGTGGTAAAGAAACAGTAAAAGCCAAACTACCATTAGTTGTAGGTGGACAAAAAGGTATTGTAGAAGAAAGCGACCTTCGCATCCCAAATATGCGCGGTATTATGCAAGCTCGTAAAAAACCTTTAACGGTTAAGGAGCCTGTAGAAGCAAATGCTGAAACACAAACAGCAAAGTTTGAAAAACCAGCTCCAAAAGGTGATATCAAATTGGTTGAAACTGTTGATGAATTAGTTGATTTACTTCACAACGAAGCCAAAGTGATATAA